From the Porites lutea chromosome 5, jaPorLute2.1, whole genome shotgun sequence genome, the window GAACCCGTGTTTTGCCTTTTTCAcccactgcggagcctggtcccaggctatgcAGGTTAATGcgccgttaaccgagaagacctggggacgaagttgaaCTCAGctctactcagcctcattcattaattgttaaatatgtgGAGGCTACACCGGAAAGGGGAACCTTTTAGttaaaatatatgaaagggtGGGGAAAACTGTCATTTCAGTACgtaaaaagggccaaaagggGTATTAAACAGCTGCATTTTATGCCTGCTTGAAAGTTGAGAAGATgctctggttttgtgatttattcatatttaaagaCAGTTTATTTACAGaggttaaaagggatgcaaagttcgaACCCAGTTatttgaaaggggtaccatttgtaactagaaggtatacgaaaggggaaCCTTTTTTGCCAAAAGTGGTATATAACTAAgttaaggggttggaccttggggcagagcctccccatgtaaaatatttttgataactcccccccccccccccccccccccataggacaccccgctataatataatttttacttCTTGTTTGAACTTGTTGTGGAAATGTCCAAAGGGGGATAATTTTTGGAAAGCATTAACTAAATACATACTGGGAATATCAGCTGTTCCCTCAAATGTAACATCAGGAAGATCTGGATCAGTCGGTACAGCAACTATTAACAGAAAGTAAAGATTGAAAATATAGGTTGgaatatacttttttttttcctccactGTGTTTTCTGTTCCTACAatgaaaatacttttgaaaaaataatgtttacatGTACTTCAGTTTCAAGCTTTAGTTAAGTGATATCcttaatacatgtacatatgtTAAATCGAGTTCCctcctttgtctttttttcttcttcctccttttGTGTTACACAGTATATTTTGCTATCACTTCACTGTAAACATACTGCTACAACGTAAAATAAGGAACTATGGAAAAGGTTTCTAttttaagaaccaaaagaacCAACCATATCCATTCTTTTCCAATTTCTTGGATCTCATCCACTTCCTACGAGTTTTCTTTGGGACAGCTGCAGGTTGGTTCTCTGTCATCTGCTCCTTCCCAAGTTTTCCAAGACATCCTGGGTGGGAATGTGACCTAGGAATGACTGATTCTACTTTCAGTTGTGATTCAGCTGGAACTGATGAGCTTACTGACCGCTGGAAAGCAGGCCTCTTGCCAGCAGATTGAGAAactaaaagaaaaggaagagctACATTAAAGGTCTATTCACTAGGTTTTCATTAAAGTGCCAGCAATTGGCTAAAAAAACTAGCTATATTGAGGTCTGAGCTGTCTACCTTTGGTGGAAAAATGGGTAAAGTGGAGGACAGGACAAAATAATTACCTACAGCACTCATATTGCCAAGCCGTCCTTAAactgtctacttcaaaacttacCCTCTGATCCATAGCAATAATTCTAAACACTGGGAAAAGTAATACCACCAGGGGAGTGATCCTTTGGTGCATATTTTTAGCATTATGGATCAAGAATGGTCCATGATagctgctgagctaaaatttagggaaaatACAGTATCTGGGTGTGGGGAGCTTATAATAGAATTATAATAGAATTTGTTTTCAGTACCTGTAGTCTACAATGTACAACAAAGTGCCTCTGATTTCTACTTAAAAACCCCACCTTTTTCAGCAGCAAATACCAGTATAGCCGATATATGGCAGTATAGATCTACAGGTCTTGCTGGGTGCTTATACTgtagttaaaaaaatacattcccCTTTCTGTCCTCAGAAATTTTTGCCATCcttttttcaactttaaaaaattcaagTCACCCCCTCAATCATCCTGCTTTACTATCTGTATAAATGAATGAAGCAAAATCACCTGATTTCAAGGGTCCCATCTGGTCTGTTTCCTCCTCTTTTTGCATCTCATATTCTCTCCAAGTAGTAGGCTCAAAGTTACCTGGATCAAAAACTTCATTGTCAAACTGGCCAGCCACTTCATCATTTGAGATTGCAGAAGGGCAGCAAGAACAAAAATATCTCTTAAGGATACGTTTCGTTTGCTGCCAACCATGTAACTTCCACATCACTAAGAGAGCCACTATCAAAAATACAATGACTATCAACACAGCTGAAACAATTCCCAAGGTTACAACTTCCAGCATGGAGAGAGACTTCCTCTGGGAATCATTTTGATCCTCTTGCCTTTGTTTATCATCAAGATGGCTTGCATTTGTTGGGGCATGCTGGCACTCAACTGTTTGCCGACACTGCTGATTAGTTGGGACACCTgcattttcacattgtttttcaTGTTGATAATTTTCTCCACAACAATTACTACATGGCTGACATGATGCACTCTCCCAGTAGAAGCCTTCGAGGCATGTTTCTAGGCACTTTGTTGTATCCTCTTCCTTTGAACATGATCCAGATCTTTCTTCATTCTCTACGCACTTATGGCAATTCTTGCACGGTGCATATCCATGTGAATCAGAAAAGGTATGCCCTTCTACACACTCAATACACTGAATATGCACACTGCTGTTAACACTAGCTCCACACTTAACATTTGGTTCGTGGCCAAATGGACATTCAGGGCACTTCCAGATTGTGGACTCTGTC encodes:
- the LOC140936669 gene encoding uncharacterized protein gives rise to the protein MLVFALVCGFGIFCVTCERQKPGDDEIEIVINETESTIWKCPECPFGHEPNVKCGASVNSSVHIQCIECVEGHTFSDSHGYAPCKNCHKCVENEERSGSCSKEEDTTKCLETCLEGFYWESASCQPCSNCCGENYQHEKQCENAGVPTNQQCRQTVECQHAPTNASHLDDKQRQEDQNDSQRKSLSMLEVVTLGIVSAVLIVIVFLIVALLVMWKLHGWQQTKRILKRYFCSCCPSAISNDEVAGQFDNEVFDPGNFEPTTWREYEMQKEEETDQMGPLKSVSQSAGKRPAFQRSVSSSVPAESQLKVESVIPRSHSHPGCLGKLGKEQMTENQPAAVPKKTRRKWMRSKKLEKNGYVAVPTDPDLPDVTFEGTADIPRGKKPTNPRSFFVGQQHQSTSTTGLDYTQHTTTTVASVPEHFQSNLLKGKMEKIPIKFYSKICMKLDKLRDCFWDDYRLFGEAIGLDKDVVTCLGQIGNPTCQMLEKFDSREGSSIRKFRDLVKKMGRDDVVSILEDWIVDEWIKSSYSLSSM